TGGGCTTGTGAACCAAACGTCGCATGCGCCTGCATGCGCACGTATTTAACCGTGCCATCGGGCAGGAGAAGGCGGCAATCGCACTCCAGATCCTTGCCATCGCGCGCCTGCTCCAGCGCGTTATCGACGATATGACTGTCGCCCGGGTGAACTCGCGCCGTGACGATATCCATCGTTATCCGCACCCCAGGCTCGATCCCATAGATTCGATTGAGTTGCTCCGAACAGGTGATCCCGCCGCTCGACGGACGCCAGCAAAAGCTTCCGCTCAAACTGAGTTGCTCGACTTTGGCCATCAACGCTGCGCTTTTCCATAACTGCTCTGCGGCCTGCTTGCGTGCCGTGATGTCGCGCGTCACCCCCAATTGCACGATCGATCCGTCGCTGCCCTGCAACGGCGTTGCGTGCGTTTCCATGTGGCGCCGCTCACCGTGCAACGTGATAACGTCGAATTCCAGAAAACCCGTCTTGCCCGAACAGATATTCTGATTGAATTCCACGTACTGGTCGCGATGTTCGACGGCGACGAAATCGTAGAAGCATTTCCCGACGAGCGCGGCTGGACCCGGCGCTCCCGCCAGATTGCTTCCTGCCGAGTTGACACGCAGCAGCGTACCGTCTCGTGTGATGACCTTCACGCATTCGGGTGTCGCTTCCACCATCGCGCGAAAGCTTTCCTCGCTTCTGCAAGGCCAGATCGATTTTTGCGCGTTCCATCGCCACGCTCACGATGTGCGCGAACTCAGCCATCAGATCACGTTGGAACTGGGTGGGATTTCCGGGTGTTGGCGAATAAAGGGCGAAACTGCCCAACGCTTCCTGGGCACGTGACAGGATCGGCGCCGCCCAGCAAGCCCGTCGCCCATTTGCCAGGCTCTGCTCGCGCCATTCCCGCGACCAGCGGGTCTCTGATGCTATATCCGATACTGATCACCTCAGCCTTGAAGTAAGCGTCGCGGCGCGGCCGTCTTGATCTGTGCAATCGGAGACGCCAAAGTGGTTCCCACCATTTTGAGTAGCGGGAACCATTTTGGGATCAGAAGAGAAGCCAGCGTCGGGAACACGTAAAGGCAGCCCGAACCATAGCCCAGAGTTTCGACGTCGCCTGGCCGCGGCTGCATGTGAACCAGGCGTCTCGGTTTCGAAACTCGCCCGGGAACATGGCATCAACGCGAACATGTTGTTCAAGTGGCGGCGGCGTTACCGTGCGGAGCAAGCTGCCGAGACGACCGAGCTTGTTCCGGTGATGGTCGTGAGCGACGTGCCGGTCGCCATCACGCCTACATCTTCGGTCGAACCGGAGACGGTGAAGCCAACCAGGACCATCGGCACGATTGAAGTTCGAATTGGCCGGGCGGTGGTCAAGGTCGATGGCGCAGTTGACGCCGAAACGCTGCGTACGGTGCTCAAGAGTGTGCGATCGTCATCGGCCTGCCAACGGGTACGCGCGTGTGGATCGCGGCGGGCGTAACCGACATGCGTAGCGGCTTTCCGGCTCTTGCCGCGAAGGTGCAAACGGCACTCGAAGAGAATCCGCTCGGCGGCGACGTGTTCATTTTTCGAGGGCGTCGCGGAGATCTCGTAAAAATTCTGTGGGCAACCGATGACGGACTATGGCTTCTCGCGAAGCGGCTTTCGCGCGGACGGTTTGTCTGGCCACAGGCTGATGGAGGCAAGATCTATCTGACGTCTGCGCAGCTGTCGATGTTGCTGGAAGGCATCGATTGGCGACAACCCCGTCGTACGGCCGCATTGTCGATGTTGTAAACCGCATCGAAGGCTCGTAAACTGCAGCGCATGCCTGACCATGCGCCGCTTCCGCAAACCGTTGCCGAGCTCCACGCCCTGGTGCTCGAGCAGCAGGCATCGATGGCAAAGATGCGCCAGGAGATCGCCGAACGCGACCGGGAGATTGTTGAGCGGGACCAGGAACTTGAGCGCCTGAAGGCACAGATCGACAAGCTCAGGCGCATGCACTTCGGTCGTAAATCCGAGCAGGTAGACCGACAGATCGATCGGCTCGAAACCCAACTTGAGGATCTGGCAGCGGGCAGCGGCGTTGCCGATGTTCGCCGTGCGCGCGCTCGTGCATCAAGTTCAGGCGCGTCTGCGGCATCCGCAAAGGAAGCCCTGCCGCCCCATCTGCCACGCGAAGAACGCGTGCTCGAGCCCGACTCCATCTGCCCAAAATGCGACAACGCCATGGACTTGCTCGGCGAGGATGTATCCGAACAACTCGCGCGCGTCACAGCAATGTTCAAGGTCATCCGCACGATCCGCCGCAAACGGATCTGCTCCAGTTGCGGCCATATAGGGCAACGTCCCATGCCGGGGCTGCCAATCGAGCGCAGCATCGCGCATCCGAGCTTGCTGGCCGAGATCATCGTTTCGAAATATGCGAACCATACACCGCTGTATCGGCAATCCGAGATCGCGGCGCGCGACGGCGTCCGTCTCGATCGGGCCACCATGGCGCGCTGGGTCGGGCAATGCGAAGAACTCTGCCGGTTGCTGACTGAAGCGCTGCGTCGTTACACGATGTCGGCTGCGAAGCTCCACGCGGACGACACGCCGATCCCGGTGCTCGCGCCCGGCAACAAGAAAACCAAAACGGGCCGGTTGTGGGTCTACGTGCGCGATGATCGACGCTCTGGTTCGAGCGAACCCGCTGCTGTCTGGTTCGCGTACTCGCCGGACCGCAAAGGCATCCACCCCCAGACCCATCTTGCCGGATTCGAAGGCGTCCTTCAGGCGGACGGCTATGCCGGCTTCAACGAGCTGACCGAAAGCGGCAAGGTTCGCCTGGCATCTTGCTGGGATCACGCGCGCCGATACGTCTTCAACGTCCATGAGACAGCCCCGTCGGGAACCACGAAGCAATGGCTCGACATGATCGGCGATCTCTACGAAATCGAGGCTGCTATCCGCGGCAAACCACCCGACGAGCGGCGACGCGTCAGGCAAGAAAAGAGCAACCCGTTGCTCGGGGTCCTCGAGATGTCGATGAGGGAGAAACGAGCGACGCTTTGGCCGAAGGCTCCATTGGTCGAAGCGATTAACTACGCTCTGAATCGCTGGGATGGACTCACGCTGTTCTGTGACGACGGCCGCGTCGAGATCAGCAACGTGCTCGCCGAAAATGCCTTGCGCTGTGTGGCCCTTGGACGGCGCAATTTTATGTTCGCGGGCTCCGACAGCGGTGGTGAGCGAGCCGCCGCAATGTATAGCCTGATCGGCTCGTGCAAATTGAACAACATCAATCCACGCGCCTACCTGGAATTCGTGCTCACGCACATTGCGGATCACCAGGCCAATCGCATCGACGAACTATTGCCCTGGAACGTCGCAAAGCATCTCCGCCCATCTACACCTGCCTCGCTTTGATCCCTTCTGGCAGCGGCACGATGCGCCTGCCGCGTTCTTCGACGCTTGTCCAGAGAATTCTCAACGGCCCTCACGCGACGCTTACGGTATGT
Above is a genomic segment from Paraburkholderia aromaticivorans containing:
- the tnpB gene encoding IS66 family insertion sequence element accessory protein TnpB (TnpB, as the term is used for proteins encoded by IS66 family insertion elements, is considered an accessory protein, since TnpC, encoded by a neighboring gene, is a DDE family transposase.); its protein translation is MRSGFPALAAKVQTALEENPLGGDVFIFRGRRGDLVKILWATDDGLWLLAKRLSRGRFVWPQADGGKIYLTSAQLSMLLEGIDWRQPRRTAALSML
- a CDS encoding PAS domain-containing protein; translation: MVEATPECVKVITRDGTLLRVNSAGSNLAGAPGPAALVGKCFYDFVAVEHRDQYVEFNQNICSGKTGFLEFDVITLHGERRHMETHATPLQGSDGSIVQLGVTRDITARKQAAEQLWKSAALMAKVEQLSLSGSFCWRPSSGGITCSEQLNRIYGIEPGVRITMDIVTARVHPGDSHIVDNALEQARDGKDLECDCRLLLPDGTVKYVRMQAHATFGSQAQPDYIGAVQDVTERRQSEEALYGLRAELAHGSRVNGLGALSASTTTFRCVNRCKPSFTTLV
- the tnpC gene encoding IS66 family transposase produces the protein MPDHAPLPQTVAELHALVLEQQASMAKMRQEIAERDREIVERDQELERLKAQIDKLRRMHFGRKSEQVDRQIDRLETQLEDLAAGSGVADVRRARARASSSGASAASAKEALPPHLPREERVLEPDSICPKCDNAMDLLGEDVSEQLARVTAMFKVIRTIRRKRICSSCGHIGQRPMPGLPIERSIAHPSLLAEIIVSKYANHTPLYRQSEIAARDGVRLDRATMARWVGQCEELCRLLTEALRRYTMSAAKLHADDTPIPVLAPGNKKTKTGRLWVYVRDDRRSGSSEPAAVWFAYSPDRKGIHPQTHLAGFEGVLQADGYAGFNELTESGKVRLASCWDHARRYVFNVHETAPSGTTKQWLDMIGDLYEIEAAIRGKPPDERRRVRQEKSNPLLGVLEMSMREKRATLWPKAPLVEAINYALNRWDGLTLFCDDGRVEISNVLAENALRCVALGRRNFMFAGSDSGGERAAAMYSLIGSCKLNNINPRAYLEFVLTHIADHQANRIDELLPWNVAKHLRPSTPASL
- the tnpA gene encoding IS66-like element accessory protein TnpA, which gives rise to MGSEEKPASGTRKGSPNHSPEFRRRLAAAACEPGVSVSKLAREHGINANMLFKWRRRYRAEQAAETTELVPVMVVSDVPVAITPTSSVEPETVKPTRTIGTIEVRIGRAVVKVDGAVDAETLRTVLKSVRSSSACQRVRACGSRRA